A region of the Arachis hypogaea cultivar Tifrunner chromosome 15, arahy.Tifrunner.gnm2.J5K5, whole genome shotgun sequence genome:
TGAGATAAGAGAATAGCAGAGATGTCACGAGAAGATATCATGCAACTTTAGTTTATAGATGAGGATGTTATTTAGCGATTCTACAAGACATATGCAATGATACACGATTTTGCTGTGAGATTGGATGAAGTCAGATGTGATAGCGATGGTCGCGTAATTATGCGCCAAATTGCTTGCAATCGGACGGGCTCAAGAAAGGAAGAGGTTGAAAAGGACGAATGAATCAGGGACCACCGACCCCTAACTCTAAGTAGTTTATGTGCGAGAATTCGTGCAAGACTAGATAGAAAATTTCTAAATGGAAGGTTGTTTCGTTCTATGAAGAACATTCTCATGGTTTAGTTGATCCACTCGAGGTTAACATGATGCCTGAGTATCACACATTCAGTGTCTCGGATAAAGCTCATGGAAAAAATTTGCATGACATAGGTATCAGGACCTGTCACATCTTGGGATACTTGGTTGCTTAAAAAGGTGGATATGCAAACTTGTCATTCAACCAGAAAGATATGTACAACCTCATTACTTAACATAGGATGGTGATGCAAATGCTGCAATAAGCTACCTGAGAGTTAAGGCTGAGAATGATTCTTATTTCTTTGGCAAGTATACATAAACTAATAAGAATTGATTGGAAAATTTGTTTTGGGCTGATGGGACTAGCCGTATTGATTATGAGTGCTTTGGGGATATATAGGAACATCTACAATAAACCACTTGTGATATTTTCTGGTAGCAATCATTGTGGGCATACCGTCATATTTGGATGTGGTCTTCTTGTCAATAAGGATATTGGTTCATACAAGTGTCTCTTGGAAACCTTTTTGAAAGCAATGGGGAATAAGCACCCTAGTTCAGTTGTCACCGATGGAGATCTTTCAATGAGAGAAGCCATTAAACAAGTCATTCCTTATGCAACACATCGACTATGTTCACGACATTTACATAAGAATGCATGCGAGAAGGTTAAGAACATTGGATTTCTAAATGACTTCAAGAAATTGATTTATGCTAATGTGAGTGTTGAAGAGTTTGAGGTCATGTGGGGAGACATGGTGGGGAAGTATAACTTATCAAGAAACTCTTGGGCCGACCAAACCTAtgagttgaggtatttatggGCTCTTGCATATTTGAGGAACCAATTTTTTGGGTGAATCAGGATAACATCCCAATGTGAAGGGATTAACTCTTTAATAAAAGCATATGTGAGAAAGAAAGACACCCTTCTTGAATTTATCAATAACATGGAAACTGTTGTTAGCCATTATAGGAACAATGAAAGAGTTGCAAAGTTCAATGCTAAATATACCAATCCAGTGCTTATGACTTCTTTGTCGACACTTGAATGTTTTGCTGCAAAGACTTTCACTCGTAACATTTTCTAGGAGATCAGGAAGGAAATTGAGGGTGCTTATGCTAGACCTAGTAATTCAGGATGGTGGAAAACAATTTTTCAAGTGAAACAGTTTTGGAATGCCAGAGATTAAGCATGTGGTTAAGTTTGATAGAGTTGAAGAGATGCTCCGCTGTGAGTGTATATGGTTCAAAAATCGAGAAATTTTTTGCATGTACATATTTGCATACTTAAAGCACTAAAATGTTGAAATTATTCCAGAACGCTTATTGTGCAAGTGATGGATGAAGAATGCCAAGTGTGATTTCATGAAGTCAAATGTCGATGATCCAAGTGATTTTGATAAGGTACTCAAGTGTCCTTTGAGTGTGTTAGGTGCTGAGTGTTCTAGGGTTGACCCATTGGTAATTTAGATGATGACTATGTTGTTGACCCATTGGTGCTGAAGAGTAAGAGAGCTtccaagaaaaagagaaaatttaagcAACAGAGAGAGTGTTCAAATTGCGGTGTGTCAGAGCACTACAACAAAAGTTATCCTAAGATTCCCGGTAGAATATCCAAGGAGCCAGTAGACGATGATACGGAAAAGAATAACAGCAGCCAtcttgggtaaagtatactttttgtccttgaaatttgctaaaagtttcaaaaatatccctaagttttgatttgtttcaattttgtcactCAAGTTTGCTAACAGAGAAGGAGGAAGAGCGATGGCTTCGTTGTGTCTGGGTTTgcgtaaagaagaagaaaaagggtggTGGTCATCGAAGATTGGAGCTCAACGGAGATGGTAGTGATGGAGATGGAGAGtcagagaagaaaggagaaagaaggagAATGAGGGGTTTGGCCGGTGACGATGAAGGAGGAGGTTGACAGTGGTTGCTCAATAATGATGATGGTGGTAGAGAGGACAGTGAagatgaaaagagaaaaagaaagagagacagagggttgtgatgatgatgattggtATAAGGGAGGGGTATatttggaaagaaaaatattaattataaaaaaattagtaataagtgtaaaattgatgcaaatcgaaaacttaagagacaaaattgaaacaaatcaaaacttagggatatttttgaaacttttagcaAACTTCagggataaaaaatatactttacccttatattttttactaacccaaaaatagaattatttttaagCAATGTGGAATGCTAGAATTAAGGATCAATTGTTCTATTCAGTCACAATCCCAGAATTATGGATCAATCAGTCCAGTTATTAGCTGCTTACTGGTTATGCTACTTCTCATCATGAATTGGCCTATATCTTTTATGCCTGCAATCTCTATCCTCGTTAATTTATTGTGATTTTTAGGGTTGCTATCATGTGTACATTCTCAGTGAAATTGCTGAAGGTACTTCAACGGGGTTCACTTGTACATGTGATTCAACTTGTCTTTTGACTTTGATTCTTACTAATCTTGGTTAAAATTCATCCAAATTAAGAGTCATATGACCTAGGGAATTACATTTAACATTCTTGTGTTataataataaaggaaaagtataggtaactaacaaattttttgaacaatatataaacaatgtgaattaatagagttaaaagaataaatttaattagtagcattaaattaggttgtaatgtatttttatttgattggtggttgttcatgttaGTTCAAAAATTTCATTGTTCCCTAGCATTCCCCGATAGTAAATTAGTCAAAATATATCTTCTTTTTCGATCTTATACGTATTTTTCTACAACACTCGTCAATCtctgttttaatttcatttcttatGTTTAGCTTTAGTTAGAGGGACTCTTTAATTTCTATCTTAAAATAGCTATTTACTGATTATAATTCCGTTACACAGATGGTTAGTTATGCTAATAGAATcaattaatcttttttattagataagtaatatGTTCTCTCATACATAGTTTCACCATCAtcgaaatattttattttctggtaccGTGATTATTAATTCTTGTATGTTGATCATATCATTCTCACTTTAGAAGATAGCTTTCCATCACAAGAAAGACCATTAAATTTAAGAAGCCTTGAACAAAGTACGTACCAGATCTATTATTTTACACAAGCCAGTGTAGGGCAATAATTTATTATCGTCTCAAACCTACCACATATCAAGTGATTACTAAAAATTACAGCTTTACGGGTCACCGATCGAACCCTTCACTCTAGCTAATTCTTGTTCTCGAGTTTCTTGCTCTTTGTGTTTCTTCACTTTCTCGTTCTTACTAGAAACAAAGCGTAATATGAGGAGGAAACTAACTAGAGCGAACACCGCAGCCCACACAATCATAATAACCGCGAAAGCACTCCCaacatttttaataatttcaggAGTAACCATCATGGCTCCAAACAAGTAAGTAACAACAAGGCTTGTGATAGTGATACACATGCCAATCAACAAGAACCACGTCACCGATGTATTGTCCAGAGAGAGGCCACTCACCAGTAAGAGACAAACACTTAGTGACGATATGAAACATATGGTGTTGCATATCAAGAACcctaagtaatatttttttttcatcagGGCTACAACAGATTCCCCGGGGCAAATTTGTATGTTTGTTTGATTAGATGGAAAACAGATTGGCGTCTCACCGGTCGGTGCTGGCACGACACCCCCGGGCGGGTTGATGGCGGATTGAAAGGTGATGGTTGCTATTATGGAAGCCGTCAGACTGAGGCTCTGTCTCATATCTTGAAACCATTTGCTTTTGTCCTGATAAGCTAGTGACTGCACTCTATTAAGCTTAAGAAACTTGGCACATCCTTTATCTGCGTCTGCATCTCCTGCTGTTCCCATTTGTGTTTGAAAGAAGCAATGATGTATGTTAATTATGATGTTCTCACTTGTTCAACTTGATTTTTATCGTGTGTGCCACCGACAGATGTTGCATGTAAAATagtcatttttcttttttgattttcTAAGATAATCTCTTAATTAATGATTAATTCATTGTGaactagaattttttttttaaatttattattaattaataagttACTGTATACGCAAAatagaatttgaaattttaatacttaaataaataaataaattaattagagcaattttagttatatatataattagtaaatattattatttttaatcaattaataataatttatatctatatttataaatattttatacacaaaagatataatttatatttatattataaaaattttgtatatataaattaatatattttatatttatatttttaaaatttgtatacatagattaataaaatatatttattaaaaataatttaatgtttatACTTACTAATAATTTGATTGACGTTGAAAATGAGTGTGCCGTGAGGATTTCTTTTCTGGTGTAAATGTAATAGTGTGTAGATAAGTTTTAGCATTGATAAAAGACAAAATCAAATTATCGATCGAAAGCAATCATGGATTCATTATTGGAACAAGACAATAAAGATAAAAGTTTCTCAAAAAGTTGCATCCTTTTGGTAaacgaaagaaaaagaatatgcaaTTATTTTAATCATTATAGTACTTAATTTTACTGTTGTTACTTGTTAGCATGcctatttgaaataaaataatctttttattttttattaatgaatTGATTTTGTTTATTCCAGCTATCAACCACAAATTGAATTGTATGTTCACTtataaattttcattttatttacttaattatatataatttatagtattaaaagttaaaatgtattattatttacttaggtctaatttggataaacagtttaattaaattctttttgaaaaaatagcttaaacaataaattGTTAtgttaaaagtagtttataaataagttattttatatttagatttttaattttaaaagtacttattttataaaaatgtgataaaaaatagtagtattatgagaaaatttattttttttaatttttctataaacTCTTAAATAGCTTCTGAAaaaactataatttaattttaaaaattgtactaAATATTAAcactactactttttataaataaaaaactcagcaaaattagttttaaaacttcCAAACGGCTCTTATGCATGCCCTCCTAGAATTTAAAGCGCTTTGCTAGAATTTGCTCTTGTGCTCTTTTAAAGTTTTCAACTTTGtaataattctcatcacttttAACATATCTGATTGTTTTAGTAGTTATCTAAATTAATTgccaaaaattttataaacaatattttagttttcaaaaaaaattaatatacaaaaatatttttaaaattttattttattagacaaaTCAATTTTCAGCTTATTTTTTGACGAAATCATTATCCAAATcagtttctaaaaattttaaaagtagacATTTTAgtccataaaaaattaatatataaaacaattctcaatatttttttatgttagacATAACGGTCTTTCGTCCATTTTTAGACGTAATTGAAATTTTAgtgatcaaattaaaaattcaagtGAAAATAGAAGAATAACTTTGGTTATACTAAATTCTTAACTATCACACCAAACTaagttatattaaatacaaaaatatcaaatgatttcaACCTAATTTTTTATAGAATAATCTTTAATAGCTTtattgaaaaacaacaacatcatcatcatcatcatcattattgaatgacaatatatatatatatatatatatatatatatatatgtgaaaaatctttttatgttataaatacatacataagaatttaatgaataaatttattattatttttgcccaaaaacatataaaaaattatggtataatattattgtgtaattaataataataataataataataataataataataataataataataataataataataataataataattttatcttattttacttttttttatatagtataattGATACTAATGAATGTCACTGAAAGCACATTCAGTGATGATGCTTATATGAGCATATTTACTTACAATCTTACATAGTGCATATACATGTATATAATCAATGTTTAGACCACTTCTTCATAAAAGACATATCTAGCTTGGAGTTAGAGAATACTCAACATAACAAAATGAAATATACAAGACATGAAACTAAACAAACCAcaataatatacttttaatttaaGAGAATATGAGACTTAGTACATCTCTTTttgttggatttggaattgtgtatGTAGTGAGGATGgttcaataatttttatttttgaaaaaaaaaaatcatattagaAATCAAATAAgtttaacttaaccttaaaagttaatttgattataatatctaccaatatttttttctaataaatactTGAAGAATTTAGTGAGTCATGCTGAAAAAAGGACAGGAGACTGTTATGTCTGacgaaaaaaaaattggagattaatctgtgttttaattttttttgggactAAAATGTTCACTTTTAAAATCcttggggactgatttgggtaactACTCTGccaaaaaataaactaagaactgATTTATCTGCCAGAGTAAAACCTTGGAGATATTTTtctatattaatttttcttggaaacTAAAATGCCCACTTTAAAATTCTTATAGACTGATTTGGGtagttattcaattttttttctttcctaatctttaattcttttttttttgttttcacaaTCTACCTTTCTTTCTCTAATTTGTgatcattctcatctcttctaATTTATCTGATATCTTTTTCTCTGTCTTTAATTCCTTTTTCACTATCTTCCTTCCTTTTTCTACACACTTTCTATACAAACCAATTTTAGTGAAAATTTTGTTTTCTGATACAGTCATTTGTACAATATGGAGGACTCGAACTAAATATGAGTCAACAAACATAGCAAGGACAGTGATAGAGAAGAGGAGAATGTCATTGTTTTGAATGAAGAAGATGTCTTTGAAGATTTTCAAATATACTCAAAAAGTCTAATTGAAAGAATTTTGAGAAAAACCCTAAATGACccctgacaatta
Encoded here:
- the LOC112750213 gene encoding uncharacterized protein produces the protein MGTAGDADADKGCAKFLKLNRVQSLAYQDKSKWFQDMRQSLSLTASIIATITFQSAINPPGGVVPAPTGETPICFPSNQTNIQICPGESVVALMKKKYYLGFLICNTICFISSLSVCLLLVSGLSLDNTSVTWFLLIGMCITITSLVVTYLFGAMMVTPEIIKNVGSAFAVIMIVWAAVFALVSFLLILRFVSSKNEKVKKHKEQETREQELARVKGSIGDP